In the genome of Streptomyces lydicus, the window AGGCCACCTCGCCGGCCGCCACGCTCCAGCCCGGCTCGACCGCGCCGAGCTCGCCGCGGCGGCGGCCCCGCTGGACGTAGCTGACGTGCAGATGGCGGTCGGTGAGCTGGAGCACCGGCAGCGCGTCCGTGGTCGGAACCCGCGGCCACAGGGCGGTGGCCAGCCCGCCGCCCAGGCTTCCCCAGCCGCCCTTGAGGGCCTTGCCCTTCGGGCGCCGCCCCCCGAAGAGCTCGGGGCCCGTCACGAGGATCGCGTCGAGCCGCCAGAAGATCCACCAGAAGGCCCGCTTGGTGCCTTCCCAGCGGTCGCCTGGGAGACGGTGGCCGACCAGGACGCGGGGGCGGTTCCACCGCCACGGGGTGGGCAACTTGCGCCCGGGGAAGGCGACTTCGTGCTGTACGAGCCGCTCCCCGGTCGGCAGCGCCTGCGTCGCGCGCTCCCTTGCCTCCTTGTACGGGACCTTCCCCCAGGCGACCCACAGACTCATCCGAAGACCTCGCGAACGGGCTTGGACCGCGCCGCGCCGTCGGCCAGGCGGTCGGTGAAGCGCTCGGAATCGGGTCGGCCGGCGTACTGCTTCTGCTGCTCGGTCGGCGGCTTCTCCTTCGGGGCCTCCGCGCCGACGGGGGTCTGATGCTCGACGTCCCAGCGCTTGTCGCCGATGCGGACCTCTTTGAGGCCGGTGGCGTCATGGAGCTCGCGCTCGGCCTTGTTGCCCGCTTCAGCGACCGTCTCGCGGATGTTGGCGGTCTTCTCGGAAACATATTCGCCGACGTCGACGCCGGTGTGGTGCTCGATGACGCTGTTCGCCAGCGGCGCCGCACCGATGGCGGCACCGGCCGCCTTGGCGCCCACCACCTTGTTGCCGATCCGCTTGAGGTTCTTGTTGAGCTTCTTGCGGGCGTTCTTGTTGCGCCACAGAGCTTTGGCCTTGATGCGCGCCCGCCGCAGCTTCTGCAGCGCCCGCATCCGGTCGGCGAGATCCTTGAGCTTGTCCGCCAGCTTCGCGGTGATCCGTACGGCCTTCATCGCACGGTGCGCCGCACCCGCGGCGCCGATGAGCGGGCCGATCGCGGCGCCGACACCGGCGGTCAGGATCGCCACGATCGCCGCCGTCGCGGCCGCCACCAGCAGCGCCTCGACGACCTCGGTGATCAGGACGACCATTGTTTCCTCGGCCTCGGCGCACGACTCAGCGGCCATTTCGAGGAGTTCGGCGACCGTGATCATGTCCTCGGCCTCGCCCTGGAGGGCCTTTTCGAACTCGGACATGGTGCCGCCGAAAGCTTCGGACGCCTCGCCGGTCCACGTACGCTGCAACGCCCGTCGCTCGGCCTGCAGATCGTCGACGACGCCCTGCATGCCACGGGCCGCGGCCCGCCACTCGCGGGCGGTTTCGAGCAGCTTCTCGTTGTCGCCGCTGACCTTTTCCAGGTACTCGTCGAGGCCCAGTTCCTTGATGGCCCCCCGGATGACGGAGTCGAGCGCACCCGCCAGCGGGTTGCTCCAGTCCACGTCGAATCCGATCCGTTCCAGCGCCTGGCTCATGTCTGACCCCCGCCGAGAGCGTGGACCTGGTCGTCCTCGTTGTTGTCGTACGTATCGGCCGTGAGCCGCACGCCGTCGGCGATACCGCTCAGCGATTCCTTGACGTCATGGAGGTCATCCACCGCCTCCTCGGACTGTTTGTCGTAGTCCGCCTTGAGGCTGTCGGACTCCGACAGCTGGCCGAACACGGCGCTGGAAAGCTTCAGTCCGTTGATTCGGGCCCGGATCTTCTCCACCTGGTCCGCGGCGTGATCCGCCGCGTTCGCATAGCGCCGTAGAGCCGAGCTCTCTACGTCGTAGCCCGTGCCGCCCATATGCCTGTCCTCCCCGTGGCTTGCACCCGGCGCAACCCAAGTCTTTGCGAAAACCGGGTGCACGCTTTGCCTGCACTGTACCCAGGCAACTCCCTCTGGCTCGTGCGGGGGCACAGCAGGCGCAACTTCCCATGTCAGAGCAATGTAAAGGTAAGTGAATCCCCATCAACCTCTATGGCCGCCTCGCCAGTGACCAGAGTCAGAGATTCGGTGGGAGTAGGCAGCGACACGCCGAGGGTCTCGTCGGCTGTTTTCTGCGGTGGTGGTTGCAGGTGCGGCGGAAGTCGCTCAGGGCTGCGGCCCGGGTATGTGTTGCCCCAGCGCGCCACGCCCACGGAATGTCGGGGCGCGCTGATCTCCTATGCCTGGTGCGGGGTGGCATGGAGGGAGCCGAGGAGGCCCAGGGCGCTGTGCTCGGTGAGGGTACGGATCAGTGCGCACAGCCGCGGGTGGTTCGGGCCAAAGCCCGCCGCGTGGCGCAGGTTGGCGACGGTGGCCTGGACTGCCCGGTCCTGGTCCCGGTCCAGAGAAGTGCGCGCCTGCGGGATCGAGAAACGTGATGCGGCGCCAAGATGTCCGCCGGGTCGAATGGTGAGTAGAGGGCGTCGGCCGGGCTGTTGGCGGCGAGGACGTCCAGGGGCCGGTTGAGGGGCTGTTCGCCCGCGAAGGAGCGCGTCTCGTGGTCGCCAGCCGCCGCTAACGCCGCAAGGGACCTGGCGGCACGGCTGAAGAGCGGCGCCGAGGCCGTGGGCCTGAGCCTGGACGTGACGTCGGCACTGCGCCGGGGCGAGGACATCGCCCAGCGATGCGGCGCGCCGGCCGCCCCACGGACGAGCGGGCGCGCAGGCCGAGTACGTACAGGCCGGAACTGGCCGACTCGACGATCTGTGACGTGAGGGACGTAGGCACCCCACCCCGACAGACCGCATCTTCGCCCCGCAGAGAGACCCGCCGCGACGCGCAGCACGCCCGTCGGCACCTACCGGCCGGGGTACTCATCTCTCACATGGCTATCACCAACACCGTAGTCACTCCTGGACCACAGCGGCCTGACCTGCACTTACACGCATTACCTAGACCACCCTGGACCGCACAAGACGCGATCTACAACCTGTGCCAGGTGGTCCCGAGCGCGGCGCCCAGTACGAGTACGGGGGCATCGTCGGGACCGTCAATCCGATGCTGCAGGGTCTTCTCACTCGCCCGGCCACGCTACCGGCTTTCCGGCGCGGTACTGACGCCCGGGTCAGGAAGGGCCGCCTGAGCATGGCCGCCGCCCGCCCCCGAAGCGAGGTACGCG includes:
- a CDS encoding WXG100 family type VII secretion target, producing MSQALERIGFDVDWSNPLAGALDSVIRGAIKELGLDEYLEKVSGDNEKLLETAREWRAAARGMQGVVDDLQAERRALQRTWTGEASEAFGGTMSEFEKALQGEAEDMITVAELLEMAAESCAEAEETMVVLITEVVEALLVAAATAAIVAILTAGVGAAIGPLIGAAGAAHRAMKAVRITAKLADKLKDLADRMRALQKLRRARIKAKALWRNKNARKKLNKNLKRIGNKVVGAKAAGAAIGAAPLANSVIEHHTGVDVGEYVSEKTANIRETVAEAGNKAERELHDATGLKEVRIGDKRWDVEHQTPVGAEAPKEKPPTEQQKQYAGRPDSERFTDRLADGAARSKPVREVFG